One genomic window of Caenorhabditis elegans chromosome I includes the following:
- the gei-17 gene encoding E3 SUMO-protein ligase gei-17 (Partially confirmed by transcript evidence), translated as MLPNNQWQIPINNGLTHQENMAAHAAVMKLRVHDLQSIISQLSLRKPRPQKSEHQKVVVESLRDPHHARQIYQMASNFPNGNYEPKKMYADNFEPLPLPFYDVISVLLKPVELHSSDSPTLKQTKQLQFPFLLTAEHISKISYRADVTPLPRYELQLRFFNLTEPVQGPQKDDFPLNCYARVDDSVVQLPNVIPTNKTNAEPKRPSRPVNITSNMNRYKKEHTVAVEWLADKRVWAAGVYFVHRVNSDILFKRLNQNVSRHRSLEVTKQEVIKKLSGGEDDIAMDRLNISLLDPLCKTRMTTPSRCQDCTHLQCFDLLSYLMMNEKKPTWQCPVCSSNCPYDRLIVDDYFLDMLAKVDKNTTEVELKEDGSYDVIKEEAFCISDDDDDDVVPATVNGTASCSSTNGNGLANEAAKKKPADDDIITLSDDDDEELNRGIMNSLNDSFSPGRHTASAELAAQKTPPQQKKKTKDDDIEIITLDDTPPRPVAASANLPMRQMSQQNQMPVGSSPSGMASTQMGMNEGASKTIRDALNKIGESANSSTQSSPLVQLHHTTHPLNFAQSSYMNPSSGSQTPTSQYGYSPMINQAPHFQMQNGLIGRNNQMVHMQQHHLQQQQQQQQSPQIMSPSFYAQQQMSNGDTNNIQPPRILSMAEIQANASRLLVNGHLMIDHSGVTMRNPRGSRN; from the exons ATGTTACCGAATAATCAATGGCAAATACCTATAAACAATGGATTAACACATCAGGAAAATATGGCAGCACAC gcagCCGTCATGAAATTGAGAGTACACGATCTTCAG TCGATTATCTCGCAATTGTCACTTCGAAAGCCACGTCCACAAAAATCGGAGCATCAGAAGGTCGTCGTTGAATCCTTGCGTGATCCTCATCATGCTCGGCAAATTTATCAAATG GCTTCCAATTTCCCGAACGGAAATTATGAG ccgaaaaaaatgtatgctGATAATTTTGAACCGCTTCCACTTCCATTCTACGATGTTATTTCTGTTTTGCTGAAGCCTGTCGAGCTGCATTCATCAGACAGTCCAACTTTGAAGCAAACAAAACAG TTACAATTCCCGTTCTTATTGACTGCTGAGCACATCTCCAAGATTTCGTATCGAGCTGATGTTACACCTCTTCCACGATATGAATTGCAGTTGAG GTTCTTCAATCTTACTGAACCAGTTCAGGGTCCTCAAAAAGACGACTTTCCACTCAATTGCTACGCACGTGTTGATGATTCTGTCGTTCAATTGCCG aatgtaaTCCCAACAAATAAGACAAATGCTGAGCCGAAACGACCATCTCGTCCAGTGAATATCACTTCAAACATGAATAGATACAAGAAAGAGCACACAGTTGCAGTCGAATGGTTAGCCGACAAACGTGTATGGGCAGCTGGAGTTTATTTCGTTCATCGTGTTAACTCGGATATTCTCTTTAAACGTCTTAATCAGAATGTATCAAGACATCGATCACTTGAGGTTACCAAGCAAGAAGTGATCAAGAAACTGTCTGGAGGTGAAGATGATATTGCTATGGATCGTCTTAATATCAGTCTTCTTGATCCACTGTGCAAGACAAGAATGACAACGCCTTCTAGATGCCAAGATTGTACCCATTTGCAATGTTTTGATCTCCTCTCATATTTGATGATGAACGAGAAGAAACCAACGTGGCAGTGCCCTGTTTGCTCGAGTAACTGCCCATATGATAGACTTATTGTTGATga TTATTTCCTCGATATGCTTGCAAAGGTGGATAAGAATACGACGGAAGTTGAACTTAAGGAAGATGGCTCGTACGATGTTATCAAGGAAGAAGCTTTTTGCATCTCAGATGATGACGACGATGACGTTGTACCTGCTACTGTTAACGGTACAGCGTCATGCTCTTCGACAAATGGCAATGGACTTGCAAATGAAGCAGCGAAGAAAAAACCAGCTGACGACGACATAATTACCTTGAGTGATGACGATGATGAGGAATTGAACAGAGGTATAATGAACTCTCTGAACGACAGCTTCTCTCCTGGCAGACACACAG CTTCCGCAGAATTGGCTGCTCAAAAGACACCACCACagcagaaaaagaagacgaaaGACGATGACATAGAGATTATTACTCTCGATGATACACCACCTCGTCCAGTAGCTGCAAGTGCAAATCTTCCAATGCGTCAGATGTCTCAACAGAATCAAATGCCAGTTGGCTCATCTCCATCTGGAATGGCCTCAACGCAAATGGGAATGAACGAGGGTGCAAGTAAAACTATCCGGGATGCGCTGAACAAAATAGGAGAA TCAGCAAATTCATCAACACAATCATCTCCGCTTGTTCAACTTCACCATACGACACATCCATTGAATTTTGCTCAATCATCTTATATGAATCCCTCTTCAGGATCTCAAACACCTACATCACAATACGGATATTCG CCAATGATAAACCAGGCACCACACTTCCAAATGCAAAACGGGCTCATAGGGCGAAACAATCAAATGGTTCATATGCAGCAGCACCATCTTcagcagcaacaacagcagcagcagtcACCACAAATCATGTCTCCGTCTTTTTATGCTCAACAGCAAATGTCAAACG GTGACACCAATAACATCCAACCACCACGAATTCTTTCCATGGCTGAAATACAAGCAAATGCATCTCGACTTTTGGTAAATGGACACCTGATGATCGATCACTCAGGAGTCACTATGCGCAATCCACGTGGCTCACGGAATTAA